A window of Pseudomonadota bacterium contains these coding sequences:
- the glyS gene encoding glycine--tRNA ligase subunit beta, translated as MKTLLLEIGTEEIPARFIELAKEGFFNLLKEGLNVSRISFSNIKIQTTPRRMVAFIYDVYEKQSDSIIVKYGPPVNRAFDESGAPTKAAQGFAKSQGVAVEELIRAVKDGVEFIAVEKMEKGISSKDVLSGLFRDIIPRIPFQKKMRWGNESFEFARPLQWILALFDEEPIDFTIADVKSGNFTYGHRFLSSGRIEIARPSEYAEKMRANYIVLSEEERMGTILQGISRIEGEVHGHAIGDNDLIKEITNITEYPYPLRGEFDAKFLGIPKEVLINVMKSHQRYIPIMDERGELMPYFIFFANTVPVEDKNVIRGNEKVLRARLADAEFFFEEDGKIPLSGLYERLSSIVFHVKLGTLKQKTDRVIKIAHSLSSILGFADIEKVDRSVSMMKADLLTHMVGEFPELQGVMGRIYAGHQGEAGDVARAIEEHYLPSGGNSSLPETTLGTIISIADKIDSLTSFFSVGITPTGNLDPFALRRQALGIIKIAVDKKLHIPIEGLIETAYVSGDAINGRVPPEETRASLIDFIVTRFKFSMIEEGRNQEFVESVMPFVAKDIYDGYVRLITLETQKSIEDFKKLMVGFKRAFNITKMITEDREIKTSLFTETEEQMLFELYESSKGKFFDFMRERKYDYALSILVGFKETIDSYFDKVFVMDKDQAIKNNRLALLKKIKDMFLTFGDFSKIHIE; from the coding sequence TTGAAAACGTTACTGCTTGAAATCGGTACCGAAGAAATTCCTGCACGGTTTATTGAATTGGCAAAAGAAGGTTTTTTTAATCTTTTAAAAGAAGGTCTTAATGTTTCCAGAATTTCCTTTAGCAATATAAAGATCCAGACAACCCCCAGAAGGATGGTTGCTTTTATCTATGATGTGTATGAAAAGCAGAGCGATAGCATTATTGTAAAATATGGTCCACCCGTAAACAGGGCCTTTGATGAATCCGGCGCTCCTACGAAGGCTGCACAGGGCTTTGCAAAGTCTCAGGGTGTTGCTGTTGAAGAATTAATAAGGGCAGTGAAAGATGGTGTGGAATTTATCGCAGTTGAAAAGATGGAAAAAGGGATATCGTCAAAAGATGTGCTTTCCGGCCTCTTTAGAGATATAATCCCCCGCATTCCCTTTCAGAAGAAGATGCGGTGGGGCAATGAAAGTTTTGAATTTGCGCGACCTCTTCAATGGATACTTGCACTATTCGATGAAGAACCGATAGACTTTACCATTGCAGATGTGAAGAGTGGAAATTTTACATATGGCCACAGGTTCCTGTCGTCAGGCAGGATTGAGATTGCCCGACCTTCAGAGTATGCTGAAAAGATGAGGGCAAACTATATAGTCTTAAGCGAAGAAGAGAGGATGGGGACAATCCTGCAAGGGATAAGTCGAATTGAGGGAGAGGTCCACGGTCATGCCATAGGAGATAATGATCTGATAAAAGAAATCACGAATATTACAGAATATCCATACCCGCTTCGGGGGGAATTTGATGCAAAGTTCCTTGGTATTCCTAAAGAAGTGCTTATTAATGTGATGAAAAGTCACCAGCGGTATATTCCAATAATGGATGAGCGGGGCGAGCTAATGCCCTATTTTATCTTTTTTGCAAATACGGTGCCTGTTGAAGACAAAAATGTTATCAGGGGCAACGAAAAGGTTTTGCGTGCGAGACTTGCAGATGCGGAGTTCTTTTTTGAAGAGGATGGAAAAATCCCGCTATCTGGCCTTTATGAGCGCCTTTCCTCGATTGTATTCCATGTGAAGCTCGGGACGTTGAAACAGAAAACCGACAGGGTAATAAAGATAGCGCACTCCCTTTCCTCGATTCTCGGATTTGCAGATATAGAAAAGGTGGATCGGTCAGTCAGTATGATGAAGGCAGATCTGCTGACCCACATGGTAGGCGAGTTTCCCGAACTTCAGGGGGTTATGGGCAGGATATATGCAGGCCATCAGGGTGAAGCCGGCGATGTTGCCCGTGCTATAGAAGAACACTATCTGCCCTCCGGAGGCAACAGCAGCTTACCGGAGACAACTCTCGGTACGATTATCAGTATTGCCGATAAGATTGATTCGTTAACGTCTTTCTTTTCCGTGGGTATAACGCCTACCGGTAATCTTGATCCCTTTGCCTTACGGAGACAGGCGCTTGGCATCATAAAGATTGCAGTCGATAAAAAATTACATATACCAATTGAAGGACTCATAGAGACTGCTTATGTGAGCGGGGATGCCATTAATGGAAGAGTTCCGCCTGAGGAGACAAGAGCCTCGCTTATTGATTTTATCGTGACGCGGTTTAAATTTTCCATGATTGAAGAGGGCAGGAATCAGGAATTTGTTGAGAGTGTTATGCCTTTTGTTGCAAAGGATATATACGATGGGTACGTAAGACTCATAACTCTTGAAACACAGAAATCCATAGAGGATTTTAAAAAACTCATGGTAGGCTTTAAACGGGCTTTTAATATTACAAAGATGATAACTGAAGATCGTGAGATTAAAACTTCTCTGTTTACTGAAACAGAAGAACAGATGCTCTTTGAACTCTATGAATCGAGTAAGGGGAAATTTTTTGATTTTATGCGTGAAAGAAAGTATGATTATGCCTTGTCTATTCTTGTCGGCTTCAAAGAAACGATAGACAGTTATTTTGACAAGGTCTTTGTGATGGACAAAGATCAAGCCATAAAAAACAACAGGCTTGCCCTGTTAAAGAAGATAAAAGATATGTTTTTAACGTTTGGTGATTTTTCAAAAATTCATATTGAATAA
- the nifU gene encoding Fe-S cluster assembly scaffold protein NifU produces MQYSEVVMDHFKNPRNIGKIENPDGVGEVGNPICGDMMTIVIRVKANRIEDIKFSTFGCGAAIAVSSMVTEMAKGKTLKEAMKITNESVAKNLGGLPKNELHCSHLGADALHKAIMDYYSRKKGKGVKDKKVEYIGERKGKCYCPYCDTEIPKTTPYCNKCGKPALNH; encoded by the coding sequence ATGCAATATTCCGAAGTAGTAATGGATCACTTTAAAAATCCACGAAACATTGGCAAGATTGAGAATCCTGATGGGGTCGGAGAAGTAGGTAATCCGATATGCGGAGATATGATGACCATCGTCATAAGAGTCAAGGCCAATCGTATTGAAGATATAAAGTTCAGCACCTTCGGCTGTGGCGCTGCAATTGCCGTATCAAGCATGGTAACTGAAATGGCTAAGGGTAAGACCCTCAAAGAAGCAATGAAAATCACTAATGAGTCTGTGGCAAAAAACCTTGGCGGATTGCCGAAAAATGAACTTCACTGCTCACATTTGGGGGCAGATGCACTTCACAAGGCAATTATGGACTACTATTCCCGAAAAAAGGGTAAAGGAGTTAAAGATAAAAAAGTTGAATATATTGGAGAACGTAAGGGAAAATGTTACTGTCCATATTGTGATACCGAGATTCCCAAAACCACTCCTTATTGTAACAAGTGCGGAAAACCTGCTTTGAATCACTAA
- the ppdK gene encoding pyruvate, phosphate dikinase → MKKFVYFFGGNKAEGGDDFKNLLGGKGAGLAGMVNLGIPVPPGFTITTEACVYFYKHDETFPEGLKEQVLKNLKKVEDLMGKKFGDPKNPLLFSVRSGARVSMPGMMDTILNLGLNEKTMAGLAKLTGNEWFAYDCYRRFVQMYGDVVLGLKPQTKEENDPFEEIIEAKKREKKIKLDVELTVDDLKDLVASFKTIIKKKVGISFPEDPFEQLWGAIGAVFKSWNNERAIAYREMNNIPDDWGTAVNVQCMVFGNMGTDSGTGVAFTRGPSTGANAFYGEYLLNAQGEDVVAGTRTPIPINRNQKIADKSVQPLEEVMPEIYTQLIKIGDILEKHYRDMQDVEFTIQNKKLWMLQTRNGKRTAFSAFKIAVDMVKEKLITKEEALMRVEPEQLSQILRPLFDPKEKEKSLKSGNMVVIGLNAGPGAATGKVVFNAEDAEAWAARGEHVILVRIETSPEDIRGMNAAQGILTARGGMTSHAALVARQMGKVCVAGCGELDIDYKKKTITVQNKTIKEGDYISIDGTTGEVFIGAMKTIPSEVLRVIIDKTLKPKDSEIYKDFALLMTWADETRTLGVRTNADEPGQASIAVAFGAEGIGLCRTEHMFFEGDRIDAVREMIVADDTAGRVKALKKILPMQKKDFTDIFKVMNGLPVTIRTLDPPLHEFLPHDKKDIKALAEKLNIPVKLLTGKIQSLHEANPMLGHRGCRLGIVYPEITRMQARAIFEAACEVKKKGIDVKPEVMIPLVGNVNELSIQKEIVENTAKDVMKEYGVKIDYKIGTMIEIPRAAITADEIAKVAEFFSFGTNDLTQTTLGMSRDDAGKFLRFYVDHDIYPYDPFQRIDEGGVGKLMEIGIELGRKTRKDLKIGICGEHGGEPNSVEFCHRIGLNYVSCSPYRVTLAKLAAARAAVKEKRLKK, encoded by the coding sequence ATGAAAAAATTTGTGTATTTCTTTGGTGGAAATAAGGCGGAAGGCGGGGATGACTTTAAGAATCTGCTGGGCGGAAAAGGCGCAGGGCTTGCAGGGATGGTTAATCTTGGGATACCTGTCCCTCCTGGTTTTACTATAACCACCGAGGCATGTGTTTACTTTTACAAGCACGATGAGACATTCCCCGAAGGTTTAAAAGAGCAGGTGCTTAAAAACCTGAAGAAGGTTGAGGATTTAATGGGTAAGAAATTCGGCGATCCCAAGAATCCACTCCTTTTCTCTGTCCGGTCAGGGGCACGGGTAAGTATGCCGGGTATGATGGACACTATCCTGAACCTCGGCCTGAATGAGAAAACCATGGCAGGGCTTGCAAAACTGACGGGAAATGAGTGGTTTGCCTATGACTGTTACAGAAGATTTGTCCAGATGTATGGTGATGTTGTGCTGGGACTTAAACCCCAGACTAAAGAAGAGAACGATCCCTTCGAAGAGATTATTGAAGCTAAGAAAAGGGAAAAGAAGATAAAGCTGGATGTGGAACTAACCGTTGATGACCTGAAAGATCTAGTGGCCAGCTTTAAGACTATTATCAAAAAGAAGGTGGGCATTTCCTTCCCGGAGGATCCCTTTGAGCAATTATGGGGAGCAATAGGTGCAGTATTCAAGTCCTGGAATAACGAAAGAGCCATTGCTTACCGGGAGATGAATAATATTCCGGATGATTGGGGTACGGCAGTTAATGTTCAGTGCATGGTCTTCGGCAATATGGGTACAGATAGCGGAACAGGTGTTGCCTTTACAAGAGGCCCATCAACAGGCGCAAATGCCTTCTATGGAGAATACCTCCTTAATGCCCAGGGTGAAGATGTAGTTGCCGGCACCAGAACACCGATTCCTATAAACAGAAACCAGAAGATAGCTGATAAATCTGTGCAGCCTTTGGAAGAGGTAATGCCTGAAATATATACGCAATTGATAAAGATCGGGGATATCCTTGAGAAACATTACCGGGATATGCAGGACGTGGAATTTACAATTCAGAATAAAAAACTCTGGATGCTTCAGACAAGGAACGGGAAAAGGACTGCCTTTTCAGCATTTAAAATCGCTGTGGACATGGTGAAAGAGAAGCTGATAACAAAAGAAGAGGCCTTGATGAGGGTGGAGCCGGAACAATTAAGCCAGATATTGAGACCCCTTTTTGACCCGAAAGAGAAGGAAAAATCCCTTAAATCCGGGAACATGGTTGTAATAGGCTTAAATGCCGGGCCAGGAGCTGCTACTGGAAAAGTCGTGTTTAATGCAGAAGATGCGGAAGCCTGGGCCGCCCGCGGGGAACATGTAATACTTGTGAGGATAGAGACCTCCCCGGAGGATATACGCGGGATGAATGCCGCACAGGGTATTCTTACAGCAAGAGGCGGCATGACAAGCCATGCTGCGCTTGTTGCACGACAGATGGGCAAGGTCTGTGTTGCAGGTTGCGGTGAACTCGATATTGATTACAAAAAGAAGACTATTACAGTACAAAACAAGACCATAAAAGAGGGCGACTATATCTCTATAGACGGAACAACGGGAGAAGTTTTCATCGGAGCGATGAAGACAATACCTTCTGAGGTATTAAGGGTTATCATAGATAAGACGTTGAAACCTAAGGACTCGGAAATATATAAAGATTTTGCGCTTTTAATGACATGGGCAGACGAGACGAGAACCCTTGGGGTAAGGACAAATGCAGATGAACCCGGGCAGGCAAGTATTGCCGTTGCTTTCGGGGCAGAGGGTATAGGGCTTTGCAGGACCGAACATATGTTCTTCGAAGGCGACAGAATTGATGCAGTACGGGAAATGATTGTGGCCGATGATACGGCTGGCAGGGTGAAGGCATTGAAAAAAATTCTTCCGATGCAAAAGAAGGATTTTACAGATATTTTTAAGGTTATGAACGGATTGCCTGTAACAATAAGGACACTGGATCCGCCGCTTCACGAGTTTCTGCCACATGATAAAAAAGACATTAAAGCGCTTGCAGAAAAGCTGAATATTCCTGTTAAGTTATTAACCGGGAAGATTCAGAGCCTTCATGAGGCAAACCCCATGCTCGGGCACCGTGGATGTAGACTCGGCATAGTTTATCCTGAAATCACCAGGATGCAGGCAAGGGCTATTTTTGAGGCTGCCTGTGAGGTGAAAAAGAAAGGAATTGATGTAAAGCCCGAGGTGATGATCCCCCTTGTGGGAAATGTAAATGAACTATCCATCCAGAAAGAGATCGTGGAGAATACGGCAAAAGATGTCATGAAGGAATATGGCGTTAAGATAGATTATAAGATCGGGACAATGATAGAAATACCGAGGGCAGCCATAACTGCTGATGAGATAGCGAAAGTAGCCGAGTTCTTCTCTTTCGGCACAAATGACCTGACCCAGACAACGCTTGGTATGAGCAGGGACGATGCAGGGAAGTTCCTGCGGTTTTATGTAGATCACGACATATATCCCTATGACCCGTTCCAGAGAATAGACGAAGGCGGTGTGGGCAAGCTTATGGAGATAGGCATCGAACTTGGCAGGAAGACGAGAAAAGATCTGAAAATCGGTATCTGCGGAGAGCATGGAGGAGAACCCAATTCCGTTGAATTCTGCCACAGGATCGGACTTAATTATGTGAGTTGCTCACCTTACAGGGTAACCCTTGCAAAACTTGCAGCCGCAAGGGCAGCCGTAAAGGAAAAAAGGCTTAAAAAATAA
- a CDS encoding cysteine desulfurase family protein: MNTIYFDHISATPIHPLVKEAIIAYLQHDGFGNPLSQHHIGDSAIEMLEDARGKVAQLIHAGTHEIVFTSGGTESNNNAIKGIAFAKAKKGKHIVTTSIEHQSVARTLRVLMRMGYQVTAIPVDKYGLVDPKDVEKAIRNDTILVTIMHANNEIGTIEPIAEIGKITRERNVVFHSDAVISCGNIPVDVDNMGVDLLSIAANQFYGPSGVGVLYIRQNTEIVPIIDGGTQEDGRRAGTQNMLGIVGMGKAAELAVIEMEERNAHLLTLKKFLIEHLKTIDEIYINGHPDISLPGLVSFSVDYVEGESMTIMLDEEGICVSTRSACASGSLRASHVLIATGRDYTTAQGTLCFSFGIDNTLEQVGKAVEVLKKSIAFLRSMSPLYKKK, from the coding sequence ATGAATACCATATATTTTGACCATATTTCTGCAACCCCGATTCACCCTCTGGTAAAAGAGGCGATAATCGCATATTTACAACATGACGGATTTGGAAACCCTTTAAGTCAGCACCATATAGGTGATTCGGCGATCGAGATGCTTGAAGATGCCAGGGGCAAAGTGGCACAGCTCATTCATGCCGGAACTCATGAAATAGTGTTTACTTCAGGCGGGACAGAATCGAATAACAATGCCATAAAAGGGATAGCCTTTGCAAAAGCAAAAAAGGGGAAGCATATTGTAACTACCAGCATCGAACACCAATCCGTTGCAAGAACTTTACGGGTACTCATGAGGATGGGATATCAGGTAACGGCAATTCCAGTGGACAAGTATGGCCTTGTTGATCCGAAAGACGTGGAAAAAGCAATCAGGAACGATACCATCCTTGTCACAATTATGCACGCAAACAATGAGATAGGAACTATCGAGCCCATTGCCGAGATCGGTAAAATTACCAGGGAAAGGAATGTGGTTTTCCATTCCGATGCAGTCATATCCTGTGGCAATATTCCTGTTGATGTGGATAACATGGGTGTTGATCTTTTGAGCATCGCTGCCAACCAGTTTTATGGACCATCAGGCGTAGGCGTTCTTTATATCCGCCAGAATACAGAGATTGTACCGATTATAGACGGAGGGACACAGGAAGACGGCAGACGTGCAGGAACCCAGAATATGCTCGGCATAGTCGGCATGGGAAAGGCTGCAGAGCTTGCTGTTATAGAAATGGAAGAGCGCAACGCACACCTGTTAACATTAAAAAAGTTCCTTATCGAGCATTTAAAAACAATTGATGAAATTTATATAAACGGCCATCCTGATATAAGCCTCCCCGGCCTTGTTTCTTTTTCAGTTGATTATGTTGAAGGCGAATCCATGACAATCATGCTTGACGAAGAAGGCATTTGTGTTTCCACTCGTTCTGCCTGTGCGTCCGGGTCGCTTCGGGCGTCCCATGTCCTAATCGCAACAGGAAGGGACTATACTACGGCCCAGGGTACGCTTTGTTTTTCTTTTGGTATTGATAATACGCTTGAACAGGTGGGCAAGGCAGTAGAAGTTCTCAAAAAAAGTATCGCCTTTCTGAGAAGTATGTCGCCCCTCTATAAAAAGAAATAA
- a CDS encoding 4Fe-4S dicluster domain-containing protein yields MEAKVLMINHEKCTGCRRCELVCSVFHENVANPSKARIKVEKWEWEGLYIPMSCKQCVDAPCMNVCPVKAITRDDAQGLVSVDNDMCIGCRSCVAVCPFGAMNFNPMMKKVFKCDLCDGDPQCVRFCDMKAVDFVDVRKESLSKKRDAAFKISEAKKLGATIQYEG; encoded by the coding sequence ATGGAAGCAAAAGTGCTCATGATAAATCATGAAAAATGCACGGGTTGCAGAAGATGCGAACTCGTATGCTCAGTATTTCACGAAAATGTAGCAAATCCGAGCAAGGCAAGGATAAAAGTAGAAAAATGGGAATGGGAAGGGCTTTATATCCCTATGTCATGCAAACAGTGTGTGGATGCACCTTGCATGAACGTATGTCCTGTAAAGGCAATTACAAGGGATGATGCCCAGGGCCTGGTATCTGTTGACAACGATATGTGCATCGGCTGCCGTTCCTGTGTGGCTGTATGCCCCTTTGGCGCAATGAACTTTAACCCCATGATGAAAAAGGTTTTTAAATGCGACCTCTGTGACGGCGATCCACAGTGCGTAAGATTTTGCGACATGAAGGCAGTTGACTTTGTTGATGTCAGAAAAGAAAGTCTTTCCAAGAAGAGAGATGCTGCATTCAAGATTTCAGAAGCAAAGAAACTTGGCGCAACAATTCAGTACGAAGGTTGA
- a CDS encoding putative sulfate exporter family transporter: protein MAEKKAIDWTTLWKKDDWMSVWIGFIILIFFMAGATFKLPGWKWMSDGAFIENIAGWSIKAESLAKDAGQKGDTDIQKQAMVLKNSLDAKDRKSIGNEASKLEKVGKDAKDKGVGKNADKLAKAIKGDAGATIGKALSGDNILRALYLLIGLWILGAVGMACMGMSVGKFTLGFPIIYILSALSFLVAGNTTISFYGLEVVFWSLIFGLLISNTVGVPEWLKTAVKTEFFIKIGLVLLGAEVLFTTIAKVGIYGMIQAVIVIFAVFYVCLWVGRKFGLDDEFCSILGSAVSICGVSAAIAAGGAINGDQKKVSHTISLVLLCAIPMLIFEPLIAKAVGMAPAIAGAWIGGTIDTTGAVVAAGAIAGEEAMAVAVVVKMAQNVLIGVAAFLLAIWFTFKGRGAGEKPSAMEIWFRFPKFVVGFIVASIIFSFFLSDASAKAVTGITAGLRGWWFTLAFLCIGLDTKFKELVAMGGGKPAAVFLIAQAFNVVWTLIFAYLIFGGVLFPVPKF, encoded by the coding sequence ATGGCAGAAAAAAAAGCTATTGACTGGACAACGCTCTGGAAAAAAGACGATTGGATGTCTGTATGGATCGGATTTATTATTCTGATATTTTTTATGGCAGGTGCTACATTCAAACTTCCGGGATGGAAATGGATGAGCGATGGTGCATTTATAGAAAATATTGCAGGTTGGTCAATCAAGGCCGAATCTCTCGCGAAGGATGCCGGGCAAAAGGGTGATACCGATATTCAGAAACAGGCTATGGTTCTTAAAAACTCCCTTGATGCAAAAGACAGAAAGTCTATTGGAAATGAGGCCTCAAAACTCGAGAAGGTGGGGAAGGACGCAAAAGACAAGGGTGTCGGAAAGAATGCTGACAAACTTGCTAAAGCTATAAAAGGCGATGCCGGTGCTACAATCGGGAAGGCACTCTCCGGCGATAACATTTTAAGGGCTCTCTATCTGTTGATCGGTTTATGGATACTCGGTGCAGTCGGGATGGCGTGTATGGGGATGTCTGTCGGTAAATTTACCCTTGGTTTTCCCATAATTTACATACTTTCTGCCCTTTCATTTCTGGTAGCAGGCAACACTACCATTTCTTTTTACGGCCTCGAGGTGGTTTTCTGGTCCCTTATATTCGGACTCCTTATAAGCAATACCGTTGGCGTGCCTGAATGGCTTAAAACAGCAGTCAAAACTGAATTTTTTATTAAAATAGGTTTAGTTCTATTAGGGGCAGAGGTACTCTTTACCACTATCGCAAAGGTTGGGATCTATGGAATGATTCAGGCTGTCATTGTCATTTTTGCTGTTTTCTATGTCTGTTTATGGGTTGGGCGGAAGTTCGGTCTTGATGATGAATTTTGCTCCATACTTGGCTCAGCGGTTTCGATCTGCGGTGTCTCCGCAGCAATCGCTGCAGGGGGCGCAATAAATGGTGACCAGAAAAAAGTAAGTCATACCATATCGCTTGTTTTACTCTGTGCTATACCAATGCTGATATTTGAGCCCCTCATTGCAAAAGCGGTAGGAATGGCGCCGGCAATTGCAGGCGCCTGGATTGGAGGCACTATTGACACGACAGGCGCAGTTGTCGCTGCCGGAGCCATTGCCGGAGAGGAGGCAATGGCTGTTGCTGTTGTGGTAAAGATGGCGCAAAATGTACTTATCGGTGTTGCCGCATTTCTGCTTGCCATATGGTTTACCTTTAAAGGTCGGGGAGCAGGCGAAAAACCGAGTGCAATGGAGATTTGGTTCAGATTCCCGAAATTTGTGGTGGGCTTTATTGTTGCCTCGATAATCTTTTCTTTCTTCCTGTCTGATGCTTCAGCCAAAGCCGTAACCGGTATTACTGCCGGCTTAAGGGGTTGGTGGTTTACACTCGCCTTCCTGTGTATCGGCCTTGATACAAAGTTCAAGGAACTTGTAGCAATGGGCGGTGGAAAACCTGCGGCAGTATTCCTCATTGCCCAGGCATTCAATGTCGTCTGGACACTTATTTTTGCATATCTCATTTTTGGCGGGGTATTATTCCCTGTGCCGAAGTTCTAA
- a CDS encoding glycine--tRNA ligase subunit alpha, whose product MYFQELIFALQKFWADKGCIIQQPYDMEVGAGTFHPSTFLRSLGPEPWNTAYVQPSRRPTDGRYGENPNRLQHYYQFQVIMKPSPKDIQNIYIDSLKSFGIDTSYHDIRFVEDDWESPTLGAWGLGWEVWLDGMEITQFTYFQQVGGINLSPISVEITYGTERIAMYLQDIDNVFDIKWNKDILYGDVFLEPEREFSIFNFEESDPAMLKGFFDSCEREGERLVKGRGLIFPAYDFCLKCSHIFNLLDARGAISVTERANYIGRVRSLAKMCAELYVKKREEMGFPLLKK is encoded by the coding sequence GTGTATTTTCAAGAACTCATATTTGCCTTGCAGAAATTCTGGGCTGACAAGGGATGCATAATCCAGCAACCGTATGATATGGAGGTTGGCGCCGGCACATTCCACCCCTCCACTTTCTTGAGATCGCTTGGTCCTGAGCCATGGAATACTGCATACGTTCAACCTTCACGGAGACCGACGGACGGCAGGTATGGTGAGAATCCAAACAGGCTTCAACACTATTACCAGTTCCAGGTTATTATGAAACCCTCCCCTAAGGATATACAGAATATATATATAGACAGCCTGAAGAGCTTCGGTATAGATACGTCCTACCATGATATACGTTTTGTCGAGGATGATTGGGAATCTCCCACTCTTGGAGCGTGGGGACTTGGATGGGAAGTTTGGCTTGACGGGATGGAAATTACCCAGTTTACCTATTTCCAGCAGGTCGGCGGCATAAACCTTTCACCAATTTCCGTGGAGATTACTTACGGTACAGAAAGAATAGCCATGTATCTTCAGGATATAGACAACGTATTTGACATTAAATGGAATAAGGACATTCTGTATGGCGATGTATTTCTTGAACCGGAAAGAGAGTTTTCGATTTTTAATTTTGAGGAATCTGATCCGGCTATGCTCAAAGGATTTTTCGATAGTTGTGAACGCGAAGGGGAAAGGCTTGTAAAAGGCAGGGGGCTCATTTTCCCAGCCTATGATTTTTGTCTTAAATGCTCGCATATATTCAACCTGCTCGACGCACGGGGCGCTATAAGCGTCACCGAGCGGGCAAACTATATAGGAAGGGTAAGAAGCCTCGCAAAGATGTGTGCAGAACTTTATGTAAAGAAGAGAGAAGAAATGGGGTTTCCGCTTTTAAAAAAATAG